A section of the Neisseria dumasiana genome encodes:
- the dmpH gene encoding 2-oxo-3-hexenedioate decarboxylase, producing the protein MSTLSREHIEQLAEHLENAELQAYEVTKITDDFPDMDYEDAFDIQWEIRRRKEARGNKIVGMKMGLTSWAKMSQMGVEHPCYGFLADYFSVPEGAAVKHDELIHPKIEAELAFVTKADLRGPGCHIGDVLAATDFVMPAIEVIDSRYKDFKFDLKSVIADNSSSSRFITGGCAKPASELDLKTLGVVMEINGKVVQTGAGAAVLGHPAASVAMLANMLAERGEYLPAGSFVMIGAITAAVQVEKGDSFCVHFQDLGSISGRFE; encoded by the coding sequence ATGAGCACATTAAGCAGAGAACACATCGAGCAACTGGCCGAACATTTGGAAAACGCCGAATTGCAGGCTTATGAAGTGACCAAAATCACCGACGATTTTCCCGATATGGATTACGAAGACGCCTTCGACATCCAATGGGAAATCCGCCGCCGCAAAGAAGCGCGGGGCAACAAAATCGTCGGCATGAAAATGGGGCTGACCTCATGGGCGAAGATGAGCCAAATGGGCGTGGAACACCCCTGCTACGGTTTTCTGGCCGACTATTTCAGCGTGCCCGAAGGCGCGGCGGTGAAGCACGACGAGCTGATCCACCCCAAAATCGAAGCCGAGCTGGCGTTTGTAACCAAAGCCGACCTGCGCGGCCCCGGCTGCCACATCGGCGACGTATTGGCCGCCACCGATTTCGTGATGCCCGCCATCGAAGTGATTGACTCGCGCTATAAAGATTTCAAATTCGATTTGAAATCGGTGATTGCCGACAACTCTTCTTCCAGCCGTTTCATTACCGGCGGCTGCGCCAAACCCGCAAGCGAATTGGATTTGAAAACGCTAGGTGTGGTGATGGAAATCAACGGCAAAGTGGTGCAGACTGGTGCGGGCGCGGCGGTGTTGGGGCATCCGGCCGCATCGGTGGCCATGCTGGCGAACATGCTGGCCGAGCGCGGCGAATATCTGCCGGCCGGTTCGTTTGTGATGATCGGCGCGATTACCGCCGCCGTACAGGTGGAAAAAGGCGACTCGTTCTGCGTGCATTTCCAAGATTTGGGCAGCATCAGCGGCCGTTTTGAATAA
- a CDS encoding 4-oxalocrotonate tautomerase, with protein sequence MPIIQVHMMEGRTDEQKEAVIREVTEAMIRAVGAPKESVRVLINEMPKQHFGIAGESAKAKGR encoded by the coding sequence ATGCCGATTATTCAAGTCCACATGATGGAAGGCCGCACCGACGAGCAGAAAGAAGCCGTTATCCGCGAAGTAACCGAAGCCATGATCCGCGCCGTGGGTGCGCCCAAAGAATCGGTGCGGGTGCTGATTAACGAAATGCCCAAGCAGCATTTCGGTATTGCAGGAGAGTCGGCCAAAGCCAAAGGCCGCTGA
- a CDS encoding 2Fe-2S iron-sulfur cluster-binding protein: MFRRHGGRLKPPKQQGGGVMCYTVCIKEQIDSDCCLRNITVEEGQSLLVASERNGQPPIAVGCRGGGCGVCRIRIVSGSYRKKAMSKTHINEQDLAQGVVLACRVFPESDMEVVSEKPCTPYNPFA, from the coding sequence GTGTTCAGACGGCATGGAGGCCGTCTGAAACCACCCAAGCAGCAAGGAGGTGGGGTGATGTGCTACACGGTATGTATCAAAGAGCAAATCGATTCGGATTGCTGTTTACGCAATATCACGGTTGAAGAAGGGCAAAGCCTGCTGGTTGCCTCGGAGCGCAACGGGCAGCCGCCGATTGCCGTCGGTTGCCGCGGCGGCGGGTGCGGCGTGTGCAGAATCCGCATCGTGTCGGGCAGCTACCGCAAAAAGGCCATGAGCAAAACCCATATCAACGAGCAAGACTTGGCGCAAGGCGTGGTTTTGGCCTGCCGGGTGTTTCCCGAAAGCGATATGGAAGTGGTGAGCGAAAAGCCTTGCACTCCCTACAACCCGTTTGCGTAA
- a CDS encoding catechol 2,3-dioxygenase: MRKGVMRPGHVQIRVLDMDEAVKHYGDLLGLIPVGTDGQGRRYFKGWTEIDSFSVVLREADEAGMDFMAFKVVDEATLDQLRQELVDFGGLDVHDIPAGELKGCGRRVRFTAPTGHVFELFATKDQPGKYGVSNHNPEAWPRDLKGMKATRFDHCLLYGDDLDRTFDLFTQVLGFGLAEQVVTPEGARAAQFLTCSMKAHDVAFIRHPEKGKFHHASFYLETWNDVLLAGDLISMTDTSIDIGPTRHGLTHGQTIYFFDPSGNRNEVFAGGDYYYPDHPPVTWDVDKLGKAIFYHDRVLNERFLTVLT, translated from the coding sequence ATGAGAAAAGGTGTGATGCGCCCCGGCCATGTGCAAATCCGGGTATTGGATATGGATGAAGCCGTGAAACATTACGGCGACTTGTTGGGCTTGATTCCCGTCGGCACCGACGGGCAGGGTCGCCGCTATTTTAAAGGCTGGACGGAAATAGACAGTTTTTCGGTGGTGCTGCGCGAGGCAGACGAAGCCGGTATGGATTTCATGGCGTTTAAAGTGGTTGACGAAGCCACCTTAGACCAACTGCGCCAAGAGCTGGTTGATTTCGGCGGTTTGGACGTGCACGACATCCCCGCCGGCGAACTGAAAGGCTGCGGCCGCCGCGTGCGTTTTACCGCGCCCACAGGGCATGTGTTCGAGCTGTTTGCCACCAAAGACCAACCGGGCAAATACGGTGTGAGCAACCACAACCCCGAAGCGTGGCCGCGCGATTTGAAAGGCATGAAGGCCACCCGTTTCGACCACTGCCTGCTTTACGGCGACGATCTCGACCGCACGTTTGATCTGTTCACACAAGTGTTGGGTTTCGGTTTGGCCGAGCAGGTGGTTACGCCCGAGGGCGCGCGGGCCGCACAGTTTTTAACCTGCTCGATGAAAGCGCACGACGTGGCTTTTATCCGCCACCCCGAAAAAGGCAAATTCCACCATGCTTCGTTTTACTTGGAAACATGGAACGACGTGCTGTTGGCAGGCGATTTAATCTCCATGACCGATACCTCCATCGACATCGGCCCGACCCGCCACGGCTTAACCCACGGGCAGACGATTTATTTCTTCGACCCCTCCGGCAACCGCAACGAAGTGTTTGCGGGCGGCGATTACTATTATCCCGACCACCCGCCCGTTACTTGGGATGTGGATAAGCTGGGTAAAGCCATTTTCTACCACGACCGCGTGCTCAACGAGCGTTTCTTAACCGTATTGACTTAA
- a CDS encoding 2-hydroxymuconic semialdehyde dehydrogenase, which yields MKEFKHFINGKYVGSAGGKTFENRNPVDNSVIGIVHEGGREEVDAAVAAARAALKGPWSKLTQAERIELLNKVADRINERFDEFLEAECLDTGKPRKMAAHIDIPRGAANFKAFSETLANHPTEGFRLDTPDGKGALNVGHRTPKGVVAVVAPWNLPLLLMTWKVGPALACGNTVVVKPSEETPATTTLLGEVMNECGVPPGVFNVVHGFGPNSAGAFLTEHKDIDAITFTGETRTGEIIMKAAAVGLRNISMECGGKNPAIVFADCDLEKAVEGTMRSAFVNCGQVCLGTERVYVERPLFDAFLKRMKEEVAKLKPGRPDDPEANFGPLISLEHRDKVLSYYKLAEKEGATVEIGGGIPDMGEALQDGAWIEPTIWTGLPDEARVIREEIFGPCCHIRPFDSEEEVIALANDTRYGLAAAIWTENSSRAVRVAEQMEAGLVWVNSWFLRDLRTAFGGAKQSGIGREGGVHGLEFYTELKNICIKL from the coding sequence ATGAAAGAATTCAAACACTTTATCAACGGTAAATACGTCGGCTCCGCCGGCGGCAAAACCTTTGAAAACCGCAACCCCGTAGACAACAGCGTGATCGGCATCGTACACGAAGGCGGCAGAGAAGAAGTCGATGCCGCCGTTGCCGCCGCCCGCGCCGCACTCAAAGGCCCGTGGAGCAAACTCACGCAGGCCGAGCGCATCGAATTGCTCAATAAAGTGGCCGACCGCATCAACGAACGCTTCGACGAATTTCTCGAAGCCGAATGTCTCGATACCGGCAAGCCGCGCAAAATGGCCGCCCATATCGACATCCCGCGAGGCGCGGCCAACTTCAAAGCCTTCTCCGAAACCTTGGCCAATCACCCCACCGAAGGCTTCCGTCTCGACACGCCCGACGGCAAAGGCGCGTTAAACGTCGGCCACCGCACCCCCAAAGGCGTGGTTGCCGTGGTTGCCCCGTGGAACCTGCCCCTGCTGTTGATGACATGGAAAGTCGGCCCCGCCTTGGCCTGCGGCAACACTGTGGTCGTGAAGCCGTCTGAAGAAACCCCCGCCACCACCACCCTGCTGGGCGAGGTAATGAACGAATGCGGCGTACCGCCCGGCGTGTTCAACGTCGTGCACGGCTTCGGCCCCAATTCCGCCGGCGCATTCCTTACCGAACACAAAGACATCGACGCCATCACCTTTACCGGCGAAACCCGCACCGGCGAAATCATCATGAAAGCCGCTGCCGTCGGCCTGCGCAACATCTCGATGGAATGCGGCGGCAAAAACCCCGCCATCGTGTTTGCCGACTGCGATTTGGAAAAAGCCGTCGAAGGCACCATGCGTTCCGCTTTCGTCAACTGCGGTCAAGTGTGTCTCGGCACCGAGCGCGTATATGTAGAACGCCCGCTCTTCGATGCCTTTTTAAAACGCATGAAAGAAGAAGTGGCCAAACTCAAGCCCGGCCGCCCCGACGACCCCGAAGCCAATTTCGGCCCCCTAATCAGTTTGGAACACCGCGATAAAGTGCTGTCGTACTACAAACTGGCCGAAAAAGAAGGCGCAACCGTAGAAATCGGCGGCGGCATACCCGACATGGGCGAAGCCCTGCAAGACGGCGCATGGATAGAACCGACCATTTGGACAGGGTTGCCGGACGAGGCCCGCGTGATCCGCGAAGAAATCTTCGGCCCCTGCTGCCACATCCGCCCCTTCGACAGCGAAGAAGAAGTGATTGCACTGGCCAACGACACCCGCTACGGCCTTGCCGCCGCCATCTGGACGGAAAACAGCAGCCGCGCCGTGCGCGTGGCCGAGCAGATGGAAGCCGGTTTGGTGTGGGTGAACAGCTGGTTCCTGCGCGACCTGCGCACCGCATTCGGCGGCGCCAAACAATCCGGCATCGGCCGCGAAGGCGGCGTACACGGCCTCGAGTTTTACACCGAGCTGAAAAACATCTGTATCAAACTCTAA
- the dmpE gene encoding 2-oxopent-4-enoate hydratase, with the protein MTQDDIKRFGTMLYQAMTNRQAIRPLTEQAPDITIEDAYHISQAFLQHRLDAGEKVIGKKIGLTSYAVQSMLKVDQPDFGFLTDKMVFSQGQDMPISQMLMQPRAEGEIAFVLKKDLNGPGVTAADVIAATECVMPCFEIVDSRIENWQIKIQDTVADNASCGLLILGDTAVSPRQVDLRTCGMVVEKNGKIISTGAGAAALGSPVNCVAWLANTLGSFGIPLKAGEIILSGALVPLENVSAGDFMSVSIGGIGNASVLFS; encoded by the coding sequence ATGACCCAAGACGACATTAAACGCTTCGGCACCATGCTCTACCAAGCCATGACCAACCGCCAAGCCATCCGCCCGCTTACCGAACAAGCACCCGACATCACCATCGAAGACGCCTACCACATCTCCCAAGCCTTCTTGCAACACCGCTTGGATGCAGGCGAAAAAGTGATCGGCAAAAAAATCGGCCTCACCTCGTACGCCGTACAATCCATGCTCAAAGTCGACCAGCCCGATTTCGGCTTTCTCACCGACAAAATGGTATTCAGCCAAGGGCAAGACATGCCCATCAGCCAAATGCTGATGCAGCCGCGCGCCGAAGGCGAGATCGCCTTCGTGCTGAAAAAAGACCTCAACGGCCCCGGCGTAACCGCCGCCGACGTCATCGCCGCCACCGAATGCGTGATGCCGTGTTTTGAAATCGTCGATTCCCGCATCGAAAACTGGCAAATCAAAATCCAAGACACCGTCGCCGACAACGCCTCCTGCGGCCTGCTGATTCTGGGCGACACCGCCGTCAGCCCGCGCCAAGTCGATTTGCGCACCTGCGGCATGGTCGTCGAGAAAAACGGCAAAATCATCAGCACCGGCGCAGGTGCCGCCGCCCTCGGCAGCCCCGTCAACTGCGTCGCCTGGCTCGCCAACACCCTGGGCAGCTTCGGCATCCCGCTCAAAGCCGGCGAAATCATCCTCTCCGGCGCACTCGTGCCGCTGGAAAACGTGAGCGCAGGCGATTTCATGTCGGTATCCATCGGCGGCATCGGCAACGCTTCGGTGCTGTTTAGCTGA
- the drt2 gene encoding antiviral reverse transcriptase Drt2: MDLPWFKMRGYLHFDTPISLQKANELVSCPERVAKHSFYPFISCTLSVPKLKKNTQGKLTREPKKRVISYASHKDSHIFSYYAYILNDKYEHLLNNSYSSINNSVLAFRKLGQNNINFAQQAFNNIKQAKNCSVIALDISDFFGNLDHKILKQQWCKLLGTHTLPVDHFAVFKAITQYTTISKDILFKEFKISSHTPRSNNRKRICTPEEFRSFRKKHKLSLALPDQNLFIPNKNKGIPQGSPISALLSNIYMIDFDAFCHNKISELGGLYLRYCDDILCIVPTPRVDEIQHLVNQEIMKLKLKIHPTKTEIITFKYDDKKRKVLNDKKLQYLGFILKDESITIRPAAFTKYSKKMKRGVSLAKQTQRKYNIIRSKNALSGKRLFKKKLYSTYSHFGRRNFISYGRRAAEIMESPQIRKQLKPLWKRLQYRIETD, encoded by the coding sequence ATGGATTTACCTTGGTTTAAAATGCGAGGGTATCTACATTTTGATACTCCTATTAGCTTACAAAAAGCAAATGAACTTGTTTCATGCCCTGAACGCGTCGCAAAACACAGCTTTTATCCATTTATTTCATGTACGTTATCAGTTCCAAAATTAAAAAAGAATACCCAAGGAAAATTGACTCGAGAGCCTAAAAAACGCGTAATCTCTTATGCATCTCATAAAGATAGTCATATTTTTAGCTACTATGCTTATATTTTAAATGACAAGTATGAGCATCTTTTAAATAATAGCTATAGCAGTATTAATAATTCAGTATTGGCCTTTAGAAAATTAGGTCAAAATAATATTAATTTCGCACAACAGGCATTTAATAATATAAAACAAGCAAAAAATTGCTCTGTAATTGCATTAGATATATCTGATTTCTTTGGCAACCTAGATCATAAAATTTTGAAGCAACAGTGGTGCAAATTATTAGGAACGCATACTTTACCCGTTGATCACTTTGCCGTATTTAAAGCTATTACCCAATACACAACAATATCAAAAGATATTTTATTCAAGGAATTCAAAATATCTTCTCACACGCCAAGAAGTAATAATAGAAAAAGAATTTGTACCCCAGAAGAATTCAGATCATTTAGAAAAAAACATAAGCTTTCTTTAGCTTTACCAGATCAAAATTTATTTATTCCGAATAAAAATAAAGGAATACCTCAAGGCTCTCCGATTAGTGCATTATTATCCAATATTTACATGATTGATTTTGATGCTTTTTGTCACAATAAAATTAGCGAATTAGGTGGATTATACTTAAGATATTGTGATGATATTTTATGTATAGTTCCAACACCAAGAGTAGATGAAATTCAGCATTTAGTTAATCAAGAAATTATGAAGCTAAAGCTAAAAATTCATCCAACAAAGACAGAAATTATTACTTTTAAGTATGATGATAAAAAACGGAAAGTTCTTAATGATAAAAAACTCCAGTATTTAGGATTTATTCTAAAAGACGAATCTATTACCATTCGCCCTGCTGCATTTACAAAATATTCAAAAAAAATGAAGCGCGGAGTTAGTTTAGCTAAACAAACTCAAAGGAAATATAATATTATTCGGTCTAAAAATGCTCTTTCTGGAAAACGATTATTCAAGAAAAAATTATATTCAACCTATTCCCACTTCGGCAGAAGAAATTTTATCTCTTACGGACGAAGAGCTGCCGAGATTATGGAATCTCCACAAATTAGAAAACAATTAAAACCTTTATGGAAAAGACTGCAATATAGAATTGAAACTGATTAA
- a CDS encoding Csu type fimbrial protein, producing the protein MHKKTAVNLPATPAKQAALPLPAGVLLAALLAILPVQEALADCTATAQSIHFGNVNLLAPSPATAQGAVSVTCTKTASRSSPQSFNVCLAVDGGQTSQQTLNPKRLCKSSRCSNNDTPPFVTYDLYHDPAHTRIWSTPRQNGRPIDVTINVPAGAASHTVDVPFYAKLIPPFTNVTEGIYSIGFGGGSTSLSFGNTSCGIGGRRFAFTVTANVIKNCIISEARDINFGTVQTNATNLQGQSSFKVTCTQGTPYKIGLQPSNNNQNGQGVMRAVQAGNPDGVPYQLRSTAGLNGTVWGNTATAQSTNNGVAGTGSGTTQKHDVYATIDSVNNYRPGEYRDRVIINVYY; encoded by the coding sequence ATGCACAAAAAAACAGCAGTAAACCTACCCGCAACACCCGCCAAGCAAGCCGCCCTACCGCTGCCTGCGGGCGTACTTCTCGCCGCCCTGCTGGCCATACTGCCCGTGCAGGAAGCATTGGCAGATTGTACAGCTACGGCGCAAAGTATCCATTTCGGCAACGTAAATTTGCTCGCTCCAAGCCCCGCCACCGCACAAGGTGCAGTGTCTGTTACCTGCACAAAAACAGCCAGCCGATCAAGTCCGCAGAGTTTTAACGTTTGCTTGGCGGTTGACGGCGGTCAGACTTCCCAGCAAACATTAAACCCCAAGCGCTTATGCAAAAGTAGTCGTTGTAGTAACAACGATACACCCCCTTTCGTAACTTATGATCTCTACCACGACCCCGCACACACGAGAATTTGGTCTACACCGAGACAAAACGGCCGACCCATTGATGTAACAATAAACGTTCCCGCCGGGGCTGCATCGCACACCGTGGACGTGCCTTTCTATGCCAAACTTATCCCGCCCTTCACCAATGTAACGGAAGGAATTTACTCCATCGGTTTTGGAGGCGGTTCTACCTCGCTGTCTTTCGGCAACACATCGTGCGGCATCGGCGGTCGGCGTTTTGCCTTTACTGTAACCGCAAACGTCATAAAAAACTGCATCATCAGCGAGGCAAGAGACATCAACTTCGGCACGGTTCAAACAAATGCCACCAACCTGCAAGGCCAATCTTCTTTTAAAGTAACCTGTACCCAAGGCACACCCTACAAAATCGGTCTGCAACCTTCCAATAACAATCAAAACGGGCAAGGGGTCATGCGGGCTGTGCAGGCAGGAAACCCCGACGGCGTACCCTACCAACTGCGTTCGACCGCCGGATTAAACGGCACCGTTTGGGGAAACACGGCAACCGCCCAAAGCACCAACAACGGCGTAGCCGGAACCGGTAGCGGCACGACACAAAAACACGATGTGTATGCCACCATCGACTCAGTTAACAACTACCGCCCGGGCGAGTATCGGGACAGGGTGATCATTAACGTTTATTATTGA
- a CDS encoding fimbria/pilus outer membrane usher protein: protein MQYVNTAFPLKQIVSGIFLFLYTFQASAETFAPETAAYAQEWLPVYPQVSVNGSTAEGLFKFMSHHGRLFVKADTLASLGIHTPDSHIRQAKQAEGQIGTESSAAPATDTNPITTESETELAASERPSEKGLSENPTELDGQSPTHNQAHRAGNPTAADTASSGWIELETIPELHVQYDAAAQTLALTAPLDWLNLPVTHIGKETEQAYRIARPGFAGVLNYDYNITRNGNGSTGHGLLAEARLTTPAGYLSHNHLWNRHQENERSTNKNVRLDTYWRSTWPEQGLVLTAGDIFAGQLSGSSSRLGGIKLERTYRTQPWRNTAPLRSYLGETTLPGTVDLYLNGVKQYSQDVAAGRYEITLPPSISGSGTAQVVATDVLGRQVTVDLPLYRGTGMLAKGLNEWSLEAGYLRRGYGISDFDYHKTLVGSGAIRYGISHFLTGQLHAQGGGGYRQFGAAANSVIGSLGQLNFSHAQSRFKQHKGAQSSIFFSTQKGAWSFGAGWSLYSNRFSELSRILDEKAFQPEPGHIRTASASLGWSSRKLGSFALSYLHNKRSAEKQTDKIGTFNWNVNIGKRLGVYLNAAHHFNNSEQRSLYGGISLSLDKGYSANAGSQRDGSGNRSHRVSLSKSSAGLGSPSWNIGWQQQSSSHTKRQGHLNGYLNHDTQYGDFRGSVYHTRGMTNWNTGVRGGIVLMRGDVFATRTVNDSFAVVNAGGMGGVPVMLFNNTVGKTNRKGLLLVPNLSAYQKNSLDIDITDLPQNVQVEHSRVQAVPTERSGVAVDFKINIMRAAALTLKHSDGLFVKDGSVIYNKDGTPVAVVGFDGRAFVEQLAEGRNRFTVQQPENGSECRFEVDYQTEQHKDSLPDLGEMICTKKQQ from the coding sequence GTGCAGTACGTTAATACTGCATTTCCTTTAAAACAGATTGTTTCCGGCATTTTCTTGTTTTTATACACGTTTCAGGCATCCGCCGAAACTTTTGCTCCGGAAACCGCCGCGTATGCCCAAGAATGGCTGCCGGTTTATCCGCAGGTGTCTGTAAACGGCAGCACGGCGGAAGGTCTGTTCAAATTTATGTCGCACCACGGGCGTTTATTCGTCAAAGCGGATACGCTCGCTTCTCTCGGCATCCATACGCCCGATTCGCATATACGGCAGGCCAAGCAGGCCGAAGGGCAGATTGGCACCGAAAGCTCTGCCGCTCCTGCAACCGATACAAACCCGATCACAACAGAATCCGAAACCGAACTTGCCGCTTCGGAAAGGCCGTCTGAAAAAGGCCTGTCTGAAAACCCGACCGAGCTTGACGGGCAATCCCCAACACACAACCAAGCACACCGAGCAGGCAATCCAACTGCCGCCGACACCGCTTCATCCGGCTGGATTGAGCTGGAAACCATTCCCGAACTGCACGTTCAATACGATGCCGCCGCCCAAACTTTGGCACTTACCGCCCCTTTGGATTGGCTCAACCTGCCTGTAACCCATATCGGCAAAGAAACCGAACAAGCCTACCGGATTGCCCGCCCCGGTTTCGCGGGCGTGTTGAACTATGATTACAACATCACACGCAACGGCAACGGCAGCACCGGCCACGGCCTGCTGGCCGAAGCGCGCCTGACCACTCCTGCCGGCTATCTGAGCCACAACCATCTGTGGAACCGCCATCAAGAAAACGAGCGCAGCACCAACAAAAACGTGCGTTTGGACACCTATTGGCGCAGCACTTGGCCGGAACAAGGCTTGGTGCTGACAGCCGGCGACATTTTTGCCGGCCAGTTGAGCGGCAGCAGCTCGCGCTTGGGCGGCATCAAACTCGAACGCACCTACCGCACCCAACCGTGGCGGAACACCGCGCCTTTACGTTCTTATTTGGGCGAAACCACTTTGCCCGGCACCGTCGATTTATATTTGAACGGCGTAAAACAATACAGCCAAGATGTCGCCGCCGGACGCTACGAAATCACCCTGCCGCCTTCCATCAGCGGCAGCGGCACGGCACAAGTGGTGGCAACCGACGTATTGGGCCGCCAAGTAACCGTTGATCTGCCTTTATACCGCGGCACCGGCATGCTGGCCAAAGGCTTGAACGAATGGTCGTTGGAAGCAGGCTATTTGCGGCGCGGCTACGGCATCAGCGATTTCGACTACCACAAAACATTAGTCGGAAGCGGCGCAATACGCTACGGCATCAGCCACTTCCTAACCGGCCAGCTTCATGCGCAGGGCGGCGGCGGATACCGCCAGTTCGGCGCGGCGGCCAACAGCGTTATCGGCTCGCTGGGGCAACTCAACTTCAGCCATGCGCAAAGCCGTTTCAAACAACACAAAGGCGCGCAAAGCAGCATATTTTTCAGCACGCAAAAAGGCGCATGGTCGTTTGGCGCGGGCTGGAGCCTTTACAGCAACCGTTTTTCCGAATTAAGCCGGATTCTCGATGAAAAAGCATTTCAACCCGAACCCGGCCACATCCGCACCGCCTCCGCCTCGCTCGGCTGGAGCAGCCGCAAGTTAGGCTCGTTTGCACTCTCTTATCTGCACAACAAACGCAGCGCAGAAAAGCAAACAGACAAAATCGGCACATTCAACTGGAATGTGAATATCGGCAAACGCCTCGGCGTGTATCTGAATGCCGCACACCATTTCAACAACAGCGAACAGCGCAGCCTCTACGGCGGCATATCGCTCAGCTTGGACAAAGGCTATTCCGCCAATGCCGGCAGCCAGCGCGACGGCAGCGGCAACCGAAGCCACCGCGTCTCTCTAAGCAAATCTTCCGCCGGATTGGGCAGCCCTTCTTGGAATATCGGCTGGCAGCAGCAAAGCAGCAGCCACACCAAACGCCAAGGCCATCTGAACGGCTATCTGAACCACGATACCCAATACGGCGACTTCAGAGGCAGCGTATACCACACCAGAGGCATGACCAACTGGAACACCGGCGTGCGCGGCGGCATCGTGCTGATGAGGGGCGACGTGTTCGCCACCCGCACCGTGAACGACAGCTTTGCCGTCGTCAACGCGGGCGGCATGGGCGGCGTGCCCGTGATGCTGTTTAACAACACCGTCGGCAAAACCAACCGCAAAGGCCTGCTGCTGGTGCCCAACTTATCGGCTTACCAGAAAAACTCGCTCGATATCGACATTACCGATTTGCCGCAAAACGTGCAGGTAGAACACTCGCGCGTACAGGCCGTGCCGACCGAACGCTCCGGTGTGGCGGTGGATTTCAAAATCAACATCATGCGCGCCGCCGCGCTGACCCTGAAACATTCAGACGGCCTCTTTGTAAAAGACGGCTCGGTGATTTACAACAAAGACGGCACGCCCGTTGCCGTGGTCGGTTTCGACGGCCGCGCATTTGTCGAACAGTTGGCGGAAGGGCGCAACCGCTTTACGGTGCAACAGCCCGAAAACGGCAGCGAATGCCGCTTTGAAGTGGATTATCAAACCGAACAACACAAAGACAGCCTGCCCGATTTAGGTGAAATGATATGCACAAAAAAACAGCAGTAA
- a CDS encoding fimbrial biogenesis chaperone, whose product MANLKPSPACILTGLALSTVSGAFAAGLQVSPTGLSLPAKQRAGVFTLTNTGAKPLTAQVRVYRWSQDGEGKDVLTPSGDVVASPPMVKLAAGKAQQFRVIRTKPAAPHEEAFRLVVDELPSPEDKPQSSLQFVLRYSIPLFLNQTDSPEPQLQWRVERAAGGKSVLTVKNIGKAYAQLSNISVKNGSKDKSLAGGLAGYVLPGNTWKSVVDTEPASLKNGGLSATVNGRQIKPEVQGAVR is encoded by the coding sequence ATGGCTAACCTGAAACCTTCCCCAGCTTGCATACTTACCGGTTTGGCACTGAGCACCGTATCCGGTGCCTTTGCCGCCGGCCTGCAAGTCAGCCCTACCGGTTTGTCCCTGCCCGCCAAACAGCGGGCAGGCGTTTTCACGTTAACCAATACCGGTGCCAAGCCGCTGACCGCGCAGGTGCGTGTGTACCGCTGGAGCCAAGACGGTGAAGGCAAAGACGTGCTCACACCCAGCGGCGATGTTGTGGCCAGCCCGCCGATGGTGAAACTGGCTGCCGGAAAGGCACAGCAATTCCGCGTGATCCGCACCAAGCCCGCCGCACCGCACGAAGAGGCGTTCCGCTTGGTGGTAGACGAATTGCCCTCCCCTGAAGACAAACCCCAATCCAGCCTGCAATTCGTGCTGCGCTATTCGATTCCGCTGTTTTTAAACCAAACCGATTCACCCGAGCCGCAACTGCAATGGCGCGTCGAGCGGGCAGCGGGCGGCAAAAGCGTGCTCACCGTTAAAAATATCGGCAAGGCTTATGCCCAGTTGAGCAATATTTCTGTGAAAAACGGCAGCAAAGACAAAAGCTTGGCCGGCGGCTTGGCAGGATATGTGCTGCCGGGCAACACTTGGAAAAGCGTAGTGGATACCGAGCCTGCTTCTTTGAAAAACGGCGGATTGTCGGCCACGGTAAACGGTCGGCAGATAAAGCCGGAGGTTCAAGGTGCAGTACGTTAA